A part of Desulfobacterales bacterium genomic DNA contains:
- a CDS encoding mandelate racemase/muconate lactonizing enzyme family protein, which translates to MFAEIDSAQGYDGLGFSYALRCGGAGQFAHACEIAPLIVGEDPNDISKIWSQLLWAGASVGRSGIAVQAMAAIDIALWDMKAKRARLPLAKLIGAYRDSVPCYNTSGGYLQAPIEEILEKADRSLERGIQGVKIKVGQPDMAADLKRVEALRKHLGDEVPIMVDANQQWDRMAALRFGRQVEALNLAWIEEPLDAYDAEGHAALAAAIDTPVATGEMLSSVDEHRGLITHGSVDIIQPDAPRIGGITPFLRLADLADQAGLGMAPHFVMEIHIHLAACYPREPWLEHFEWLEPLFNERLKINNGQIEVPNQPGLGFSLSTQMRQWTMEAISIE; encoded by the coding sequence ATGTTTGCAGAAATCGACAGCGCTCAGGGTTATGACGGCTTAGGCTTCAGCTATGCCCTTAGGTGCGGAGGTGCAGGACAGTTTGCGCATGCCTGCGAGATTGCGCCGCTGATAGTTGGTGAAGACCCGAATGATATTTCGAAAATCTGGAGCCAATTGCTTTGGGCTGGGGCGTCGGTTGGCCGCAGCGGCATTGCGGTCCAGGCGATGGCCGCCATCGATATCGCGCTCTGGGACATGAAAGCGAAGCGGGCCCGGCTTCCGCTTGCCAAACTCATCGGGGCATACCGGGATTCCGTGCCGTGTTATAACACATCCGGAGGTTATCTTCAGGCCCCGATTGAGGAAATCCTCGAAAAAGCCGATCGCTCACTTGAACGAGGCATCCAGGGGGTGAAGATTAAGGTCGGCCAGCCGGACATGGCGGCGGATCTCAAACGCGTCGAAGCCCTCCGTAAACACCTGGGGGATGAGGTGCCGATCATGGTCGATGCCAACCAGCAATGGGACCGAATGGCTGCCTTGCGCTTCGGCCGCCAGGTTGAAGCACTAAATTTGGCATGGATCGAAGAGCCTCTTGATGCATATGATGCCGAGGGCCACGCCGCCCTCGCTGCCGCGATAGATACCCCAGTCGCAACTGGAGAGATGCTGTCCAGCGTTGACGAACACCGTGGTCTGATAACCCATGGGTCGGTGGACATCATCCAGCCAGACGCCCCTCGGATCGGGGGCATCACCCCCTTTCTGCGCTTGGCCGACCTGGCAGACCAGGCGGGTTTGGGCATGGCGCCACACTTCGTAATGGAAATCCATATCCATCTGGCCGCCTGCTATCCGAGAGAACCGTGGCTTGAACACTTCGAATGGCTGGAACCGCTCTTCAATGAACGGTTGAAAATCAACAATGGGCAGATAGAAGTTCCCAATCAGCCTGGACTGGGCTTTTCACTAAGCACACAAATGCGACAATGGACGATGGAAGCCATTTCCATTGAATAA
- a CDS encoding methylated-DNA--[protein]-cysteine S-methyltransferase, whose amino-acid sequence MHNIKRLNKIKTTSLSFCLRETPFGPVALVWSRFHGRPMIQRVILSKPGSSAGLIVAAGYPDCSSSSCPEIDTVADRVAAFLAGDDIHFPLNTIRLDFCSSFQQKVLYAEHGIPRGSVSTYQRIARRVGNVKGARAVGAALAGNPFPIIIPCHRAIRSDRTLGGYQGGLNMKRTLLEMEGVRFDPSGRVETDAYFY is encoded by the coding sequence ATGCATAATATAAAACGCTTAAATAAGATCAAGACAACCTCATTATCCTTCTGCCTGCGCGAAACCCCCTTTGGACCGGTGGCACTTGTCTGGTCACGCTTTCACGGCCGGCCCATGATCCAGCGTGTTATTCTCTCCAAACCCGGTTCTTCGGCCGGATTGATAGTGGCCGCCGGGTATCCTGATTGCAGCTCATCTTCCTGCCCTGAAATCGATACGGTTGCCGATCGGGTCGCGGCATTTCTGGCCGGAGACGATATCCACTTTCCCCTGAATACGATTCGTCTGGACTTTTGCTCATCTTTTCAACAGAAGGTGTTATACGCGGAGCACGGCATACCCCGGGGAAGTGTCAGCACCTATCAAAGGATTGCCAGGCGTGTGGGAAATGTTAAGGGCGCCCGGGCGGTGGGCGCCGCCCTTGCCGGCAACCCGTTTCCCATCATTATCCCCTGTCACCGGGCCATCCGGTCCGACAGAACCCTCGGCGGGTACCAGGGCGGCCTTAACATGAAACGGACATTACTCGAAATGGAAGGCGTTCGTTTTGATCCCTCCGGACGGGTCGAAACGGATGCATATTTCTACTAA
- a CDS encoding type II toxin-antitoxin system RelE/ParE family toxin, translating into MFEIRQTEIFSKWLSGLRDREARARIQTRIDRLQLGLAGDVKPVGEGVSELRIDYGPGYRIYFVKRGRALIILLAGGDKRTQGADIKTALKLAHDL; encoded by the coding sequence ATGTTTGAAATCCGTCAGACTGAAATATTTTCTAAGTGGTTAAGTGGATTGCGAGACCGTGAGGCGCGAGCGCGAATTCAAACTCGGATTGACCGTTTACAGCTTGGCCTGGCTGGCGATGTTAAGCCGGTAGGCGAGGGAGTATCCGAATTGCGGATAGACTATGGACCTGGGTATCGAATATATTTTGTAAAGCGCGGACGGGCGTTGATCATTCTGCTTGCCGGCGGTGACAAGCGTACCCAAGGTGCAGATATCAAGACGGCGCTGAAGCTGGCGCATGATTTATAG
- the garD gene encoding galactarate dehydratase has translation MGITKTGHQTIQVDEHDNVAIVVIAGGLKSGELLDNGIKLIDDVPQGHKVALADLAAGDPIMRYGEVIGYAADAIARGSWISEVRVRLPEVLPLAEIARGTRPVPDLKPLEGYTFEGFRNADGTVGTKNIMGITTSVQCVAAVADYAVRRIKQDLLPRYPYVDDVIALNHAYGCGVAIDAPAAVVPIRTLQNLVVNPNLGGEVLVLGLGCEKLMPQRLLQDIEQAEASIIELQDEDLYGFDAMVSAILEAAEKKLVRLNRRRRKTCPMSDLRVGLQCGGSDAFSGITANPAVGFAADLMVRAGGTVVFSEVTEIRDAVHLLVPRASNQTIAKALLREMAWYDRYLQAGGVDRSANPTPGNKAGGLANIVEKALGSIVKSGTSPLVDVLGPGERLRTKGLVFAATPASDFVCGTLQLSAGITLQVFTTGRGTPYGLAMAPVIKVCTRSNLSRRWHDLIDLDAGRIATGDASIADVGWELFHLILDVASGRKTAAADRLGLHNDLVLFNPAPIT, from the coding sequence ATGGGAATCACCAAGACTGGACATCAGACTATTCAAGTGGACGAGCACGATAACGTCGCTATTGTCGTTATTGCCGGTGGTCTCAAGAGCGGTGAATTGCTTGATAACGGCATCAAACTGATAGACGACGTTCCCCAGGGTCACAAGGTAGCACTTGCCGATCTAGCTGCAGGCGACCCCATCATGCGGTATGGTGAGGTTATTGGATATGCAGCCGATGCAATTGCCCGGGGCAGTTGGATCAGTGAAGTACGGGTTCGCCTGCCGGAGGTGTTACCTCTGGCGGAGATAGCCCGTGGCACTAGACCGGTGCCGGATCTGAAGCCGCTTGAAGGCTATACCTTTGAAGGGTTCCGCAACGCAGACGGCACAGTGGGGACAAAAAACATCATGGGAATTACCACCAGCGTCCAGTGTGTTGCCGCCGTTGCTGATTATGCTGTCCGGCGTATCAAGCAGGATCTACTGCCTCGCTATCCGTACGTCGATGACGTAATCGCCCTCAACCATGCCTATGGCTGCGGCGTGGCAATTGATGCTCCGGCTGCCGTTGTGCCGATTCGGACCCTTCAGAACTTGGTTGTCAATCCCAATTTAGGAGGCGAAGTTCTGGTCTTAGGACTTGGTTGTGAGAAGCTGATGCCGCAGCGATTGCTTCAGGATATAGAGCAGGCGGAAGCCAGCATCATTGAACTCCAGGATGAAGATCTTTATGGGTTTGATGCCATGGTTTCAGCAATCCTTGAGGCAGCGGAAAAGAAGCTGGTTCGTTTGAACCGGAGACGTCGTAAAACCTGCCCGATGTCCGACCTGAGGGTCGGCCTGCAATGTGGCGGTAGTGATGCCTTCTCCGGCATTACCGCCAACCCCGCAGTCGGTTTTGCAGCCGACCTGATGGTGCGCGCCGGGGGAACGGTGGTCTTCTCGGAGGTGACCGAAATACGGGATGCTGTTCACCTGCTGGTACCCCGCGCCAGCAATCAAACCATAGCAAAAGCGCTGCTTCGCGAGATGGCATGGTATGACCGCTACCTGCAAGCCGGTGGGGTCGACCGCAGTGCAAACCCCACGCCCGGCAACAAGGCGGGAGGCCTGGCCAATATCGTGGAAAAGGCGTTGGGTTCGATCGTCAAGTCCGGCACCAGCCCGCTGGTTGACGTGCTTGGCCCCGGAGAGCGCCTGCGCACCAAGGGTCTTGTGTTCGCGGCGACACCGGCCAGCGACTTCGTTTGTGGCACACTGCAGCTATCCGCCGGCATCACATTGCAGGTATTCACCACTGGACGCGGCACACCCTACGGTTTGGCGATGGCCCCTGTGATCAAGGTCTGCACCCGCTCAAACTTAAGCAGGCGCTGGCACGATCTAATCGATCTTGACGCCGGCCGGATCGCAACCGGAGACGCCAGTATAGCCGATGTCGGTTGGGAGTTGTTTCACCTAATTCTTGATGTTGCCAGCGGACGAAAAACAGCCGCCGCGGATCGTCTCGGGCTGCACAATGATTTAGTGCTGTTTAATCCCGCCCCTATAACTTGA
- a CDS encoding 4Fe-4S dicluster domain-containing protein has product MHSKTLVIYPEKCNGCGDCEVACSKRQTGINNRDRSCIRVMRESDDDTFFLPMTCQQCDDPPCLAACPNDAIFRDEVLNRVLINHQKCVGCRMCVSACPFGAMGFDEERGKSFKCDLCGGAPECVRICTTGAVAYDAPHMLQNPQMVQSAAKIACVMRSMVF; this is encoded by the coding sequence ATGCATTCTAAAACCCTGGTGATCTACCCTGAAAAATGTAACGGCTGTGGGGACTGTGAAGTCGCCTGCTCGAAAAGGCAAACCGGAATTAATAATCGCGACCGGTCATGTATACGGGTTATGAGAGAGTCCGACGACGACACCTTTTTCCTGCCGATGACCTGTCAGCAGTGTGATGATCCGCCCTGTCTGGCGGCATGCCCGAATGATGCGATTTTCCGGGATGAAGTGCTGAACCGCGTTTTGATCAACCATCAGAAGTGTGTCGGCTGCCGGATGTGTGTGTCGGCCTGTCCTTTCGGGGCTATGGGGTTTGACGAGGAGCGGGGCAAATCGTTCAAATGCGACCTGTGCGGCGGAGCACCGGAATGCGTGCGTATATGTACAACCGGGGCAGTGGCATACGATGCACCGCATATGCTCCAGAATCCGCAGATGGTCCAGTCTGCCGCCAAGATAGCCTGTGTGATGAGATCGATGGTCTTCTGA
- a CDS encoding 4Fe-4S dicluster domain-containing protein, whose amino-acid sequence MSFFKVNEKCNGCLACVQNCPASALNYMDKGNNRKICHNLSLCARCGNCWRICPQAAIEFNQLLQGGWNEVAEMALVHCMVCGEPVYTAGIGKTLSEKLNREVEALCPEHKKSFPLSTWKRIAIGRGLQTGNGK is encoded by the coding sequence ATGTCATTTTTTAAAGTTAACGAAAAATGCAACGGTTGTCTGGCCTGTGTCCAGAACTGCCCGGCCAGTGCGCTGAATTACATGGACAAGGGGAACAACCGTAAGATTTGCCATAACCTGTCACTTTGCGCCCGCTGCGGCAACTGCTGGCGCATCTGCCCCCAGGCGGCGATCGAATTCAACCAGTTGTTACAGGGCGGCTGGAATGAAGTAGCAGAGATGGCGCTGGTGCATTGTATGGTTTGCGGTGAGCCGGTTTATACCGCCGGCATCGGGAAAACGCTTTCTGAGAAACTGAACAGGGAAGTGGAAGCCTTATGTCCCGAACATAAAAAATCCTTCCCCTTAAGCACCTGGAAACGAATTGCCATAGGGCGGGGCCTTCAGACGGGTAACGGAAAATGA
- a CDS encoding flavin reductase family protein produces the protein MAKRETVVEKKSWKPGNVLSPLPAVLVTCGGTPQWKPNIITIAWVGNVCSEPPMLSISVRPERYSYEIIQATKQFVVNVPSLRQAKATDWCGMVSGRKVDKFAQTGLTAAPALKLQCPIIQECPLNIECRIQQSVKLGSHTMFVAEVVAVQVSASLLDSRGRLHLEKGGLLAFAHGQYFALGRSLGRFGFSVQKKKRKPRS, from the coding sequence ATGGCAAAGCGTGAAACCGTTGTAGAAAAAAAATCATGGAAACCCGGAAACGTCCTCTCGCCGCTGCCGGCTGTGCTGGTAACCTGCGGCGGAACCCCCCAGTGGAAACCGAACATCATCACGATTGCCTGGGTCGGAAATGTATGCAGTGAGCCGCCCATGCTGTCGATTTCCGTCCGCCCGGAACGCTATTCCTATGAAATCATCCAGGCCACCAAACAGTTTGTCGTTAATGTTCCTTCTCTCAGACAGGCCAAGGCAACCGACTGGTGCGGCATGGTTTCCGGCCGCAAGGTGGACAAGTTCGCCCAAACCGGCCTGACAGCCGCGCCGGCCCTGAAGTTGCAGTGTCCGATCATTCAGGAGTGTCCACTCAACATAGAGTGCCGCATTCAACAGTCAGTAAAGCTGGGTTCTCACACCATGTTTGTGGCCGAAGTGGTTGCCGTGCAGGTGTCGGCGTCGCTGCTCGATAGCAGAGGCCGCCTGCATTTAGAAAAAGGCGGCCTGCTGGCATTTGCCCACGGGCAGTATTTTGCGCTGGGCCGCAGCCTGGGCCGCTTCGGTTTTTCCGTGCAGAAAAAAAAGCGAAAACCACGCTCGTAA
- a CDS encoding putative addiction module antidote protein, translating to MAKTKTRPYDAAEYLETPEDMAAYLEAALEDGEPAIVVKALGAIARARGMSQIARETGLGRESLYKALSSEGNPEFATVLKVVRALGLKLHAEPEHA from the coding sequence ATGGCAAAAACCAAAACTCGACCTTATGACGCTGCTGAATACCTGGAAACCCCAGAAGATATGGCTGCTTACCTTGAAGCCGCTTTGGAGGATGGCGAGCCGGCTATAGTGGTAAAAGCTTTGGGAGCCATTGCACGCGCTCGTGGTATGTCCCAGATCGCGCGTGAAACGGGGTTAGGGCGCGAAAGCCTTTATAAAGCTCTTTCTTCAGAAGGCAACCCGGAGTTTGCTACGGTACTGAAAGTGGTGCGCGCGTTAGGTCTTAAGCTTCACGCTGAGCCAGAGCATGCATAA
- a CDS encoding VOC family protein, producing MNTHLHHVHIFASDIDISIRFYTNLFGGEIILDSVMAGSRNVFIRIGSGRLHLYDQPPKNPGRGSIHHFGIQTDDLAGMVDRLKLAEIPLKKNITDLGLWRYIMVPAPDGVLIELFEVNREKIPAEYQSYFA from the coding sequence ATGAACACCCACCTTCACCATGTCCACATCTTTGCGTCAGATATTGACATAAGCATCCGATTTTACACGAATCTTTTCGGTGGTGAAATCATCCTCGACAGTGTCATGGCCGGTTCAAGAAACGTGTTCATTCGAATTGGCAGCGGCAGGCTGCATCTCTACGATCAGCCCCCAAAAAACCCGGGAAGGGGCAGCATTCACCACTTTGGTATTCAAACCGACGATCTCGCCGGTATGGTGGATCGGCTGAAGCTTGCGGAAATTCCCCTTAAAAAGAATATTACCGACCTGGGCCTGTGGCGGTACATCATGGTGCCGGCGCCGGATGGCGTATTGATCGAACTCTTTGAGGTAAACCGGGAAAAAATTCCAGCCGAGTATCAAAGCTATTTTGCGTAA